In candidate division WOR-3 bacterium, one DNA window encodes the following:
- a CDS encoding flavin reductase family protein — MEKRIITDLKEITRIFVAFPAVLVSSSYEGKDNIISIGMVHIFSFNPPLIGIGVAPSRYSYSLIKNSKEFVVNIPNRDMVEVVNFCGEKSGREIDKFQEAKLTKEKGEKVNCPLIKECPVNLECRVKFELATGDHTWFIGEVLACHRHQDYNKEENLLYWGGRYYSIGKVLKERY; from the coding sequence ATGGAGAAAAGAATAATAACTGATTTGAAAGAGATAACAAGAATCTTTGTTGCCTTTCCCGCGGTTTTGGTCTCATCTTCTTATGAAGGCAAGGATAATATCATCAGTATCGGGATGGTTCACATCTTCTCTTTTAATCCCCCTCTGATTGGCATTGGTGTGGCACCCAGCCGCTATTCTTATTCTTTAATCAAGAATTCAAAAGAGTTTGTGGTCAATATCCCGAATAGAGATATGGTGGAAGTGGTCAATTTCTGTGGCGAAAAGAGCGGTCGGGAGATTGATAAGTTCCAGGAGGCGAAACTGACCAAGGAGAAAGGGGAAAAGGTAAATTGTCCATTGATTAAGGAATGTCCGGTCAATTTGGAGTGTCGGGTGAAGTTTGAGTTGGCAACTGGTGACCATACCTGGTTTATTGGTGAGGTCTTGGCTTGCCATCGGCATCAAGATTACAATAAAGAAGAAAATCTTTTGTATTGGGGCGGGAGGTATTATTCAATTGGGAAGGTCTTAAAGGAGCGTTATTAA